From a single SAR324 cluster bacterium genomic region:
- a CDS encoding hybrid-cluster NAD(P)-dependent oxidoreductase, giving the protein MITNTLRQRAIIDFDKGMSWMVHLFESGQQIKKLVFGSKKRTDPVEKVIKNLVHADFGKKTSEKTNRTTVIQSIEKETDDTKTYTMTVPDGWTSFEAGSFVTIGVNVQGKTINRCYSLSSSPLNREQISITVKKIPGGVVSNWMFDHLQSGDTLEVSEPVGNLVLPENIPSKLLLISAGSGITPLMSMMRFLHESGAGSDVVFIHCARSPEDIIFRKEIESIVNQNDNIRLGFVVEQGGLAEGFHQGRITDEILVKEVPDFCDRDIYMCGPEGFMENIRQILSEYPFDLNRLRSESFGGSKSTPSIKETTTDVIHFQRSGVHLLSDSSTLLETAENIGLKPKFGCRRGICSTCQCKKITGTVVNVDTGEESGSGHEWILPCVSIAKGDVVVDL; this is encoded by the coding sequence ATGATTACTAATACATTGAGACAACGGGCCATTATTGACTTTGATAAAGGGATGTCATGGATGGTCCATCTATTTGAAAGCGGACAACAAATTAAAAAACTGGTTTTTGGTTCAAAAAAAAGAACCGACCCAGTAGAAAAAGTAATCAAGAATCTGGTTCATGCTGATTTTGGCAAAAAAACCTCTGAAAAAACCAATAGAACCACGGTTATTCAAAGCATTGAGAAAGAGACTGATGACACCAAGACTTATACCATGACTGTTCCAGACGGTTGGACTTCCTTTGAGGCCGGTTCATTTGTCACCATCGGCGTCAATGTACAGGGGAAAACAATAAACCGATGTTATAGTTTGTCATCATCCCCTCTCAACAGAGAGCAAATCAGCATCACGGTAAAAAAAATTCCCGGAGGTGTTGTTTCAAACTGGATGTTTGATCATCTGCAATCAGGAGACACCCTGGAAGTGAGTGAACCTGTGGGAAACCTGGTTCTTCCTGAAAATATTCCCTCAAAACTATTATTGATTTCAGCGGGCAGTGGGATCACACCACTCATGTCCATGATGCGGTTTCTGCATGAAAGCGGAGCAGGGTCGGATGTTGTGTTTATTCATTGCGCAAGGAGTCCTGAAGACATAATTTTCAGAAAAGAGATCGAGTCCATTGTAAATCAGAATGATAACATCAGGCTTGGATTTGTAGTGGAACAAGGTGGTTTGGCAGAAGGTTTTCACCAGGGGCGAATCACCGATGAAATTCTGGTCAAGGAAGTTCCTGATTTTTGTGACAGGGATATTTACATGTGCGGACCAGAAGGATTTATGGAAAACATTCGTCAGATTCTTTCAGAATATCCATTTGATTTGAACAGACTCCGATCAGAGAGTTTCGGTGGGAGCAAATCGACTCCAAGCATTAAAGAAACAACCACGGATGTCATTCATTTCCAACGTTCAGGAGTCCATCTTTTGTCTGATAGTTCAACTCTGCTGGAAACCGCAGAAAATATCGGACTCAAACCGAAGTTCGGTTGTCGGCGAGGAATCTGCTCGACATGCCAGTGCAA
- a CDS encoding VWA domain-containing protein: protein MKNQLLLLLILCVTGNVLFAQGTDFWGDPTPKPRPVPKVKTVPEPKPVPPEPKPEPVKPVIPEHISVSDVIFLMDVSGSMDAAIENQPQSKMESAQAALSYFAENMKEGTRFQLWTYSATLTQHPNSKAVQERNPGKTVFEPIGPFHSSARQHVGALIKHLKTEGGTNLYHALYEAIRYFQSSSSEQVDSAGDRYKVIVLLSDGQDDEISAIKLPHVLALKKQLPDIHIKTIGFGVRPKDPFYQVLCKLASDPDSCINATDTKELKDLIHKFTRS from the coding sequence ATGAAGAATCAGTTGCTGTTGCTGTTAATCCTCTGTGTCACCGGAAATGTATTGTTTGCCCAGGGAACCGATTTTTGGGGAGATCCCACCCCCAAACCACGTCCGGTTCCCAAGGTTAAAACAGTGCCTGAACCCAAACCTGTTCCACCTGAACCTAAGCCTGAACCTGTTAAACCCGTCATTCCAGAACACATCTCTGTGTCGGATGTGATTTTTCTGATGGATGTTTCGGGATCCATGGATGCCGCCATTGAAAACCAACCACAAAGCAAGATGGAATCCGCACAGGCGGCCTTGAGTTATTTTGCCGAAAACATGAAAGAAGGAACCCGATTTCAATTATGGACTTACAGCGCCACACTGACCCAACACCCCAATTCAAAAGCCGTGCAGGAAAGAAATCCTGGAAAAACAGTGTTTGAACCCATCGGACCATTTCATTCCTCAGCCCGTCAACATGTGGGCGCCCTCATCAAACACTTAAAAACCGAAGGTGGAACCAATCTTTATCATGCGTTGTATGAAGCAATCCGCTATTTTCAGTCATCTTCCTCTGAACAGGTCGATTCAGCGGGCGACCGATACAAGGTCATTGTCCTTTTGTCTGATGGCCAGGATGATGAAATATCCGCAATCAAATTGCCCCATGTTCTGGCTCTAAAAAAACAACTTCCCGATATCCACATCAAGACGATTGGTTTTGGAGTCAGGCCCAAAGATCCGTTTTATCAGGTTTTGTGCAAACTAGCCTCTGACCCGGACAGTTGTATCAATGCCACGGACACAAAAGAATTAAAGGATCTTATTCATAAATTCACACGATCCTGA